A genomic window from Prunus persica cultivar Lovell chromosome G2, Prunus_persica_NCBIv2, whole genome shotgun sequence includes:
- the LOC18770968 gene encoding TMV resistance protein N isoform X2: protein MALVKAADPQTSSSNASRYCRYHVFLSFRGQDTRKTFTDHLYTALVSAGFHTFRDDDEVERGEGIKPELQKAIKHSRTSVIVFSKDYVSSQWCLDELVMILERKRRTSDDHVVLPVFYDVDPSHVRKQTGSLAKAFARHQKSQPLQKVKAWREALAEVADLAGMVLQNQANGSTDVGILVIYGMSGIGKTTIAKTVYNSNFRIFEGSSFLENIKEVSQQPNGLVQIQTQLLSDILNGTKMKISNVSEGLIKVEDAISSKRVLLVLDDVDHMDQLDAVLRMKDRFYPGSKIIITTRHARLLRAHQVTEVYAVETLTQEESLELFSWHAFGQDHPIEDYIEYSEKLVDHCGGLPLALKVLGSSLLGGSICLWKSALEKLEAIPNGEIINKLRVSYDSLQDDHDRELFLHIACFFVGMDKDNIVKILDGCDFYTIVGIQNLVDRCLVTIIDGWDKVHMHDLIRGMGREIVRLESKEPWKRSRVWHHKDSFKILTKKNGTETIEGLALDMHMCPTNSPINSNEKVLETNAFSRMHELKLLHLSHVKLNGCYAEFCTGLRWLCWLEFPLDSIPTDFPVGNLIVLEMQYSGLRQIYEGTKCLWSLKILDLSHSHSFTETIDFSYCPNLEKLVLVDCTSLIYVHGSIGNLERLIYLNMKDCKALRMLPKNICVLKSLETFIISGCSNLNGLSIEMLRNMDSLKVLETDRISISELWLERSSSILGSLPCSLVELSLWGCNLSDDAFPMDFSHLSSLQRLNLGNNPIGCLPNCIKGLTRLHELSFYKCTSLKSLLRLPKLSDLDITNCISLEKITYQYPRLAWEGCTKFGCNYNLVEWEYRYKLQPIGRVDVEMINLLGLCNLLESMAPIRMYMYTSHGNLQEDDPIPVQGLYERGIFSTFFGGNEVPGQFSHKSRGSSISFTVPLLDNHRT from the exons ATGGCTCTTGTGAAAGCAGCTGATCCACAGACCTCCTCTTCTAATGCTTCTCGATATTGTCGTTATCACGTGTTCCTGAGTTTCAGAGGCCAAGACACTCGCAAGACTTTCACTGACCACCTCTACACGGCCCTTGTCAGCGCCGGATTTCACACTTTCCGAGACGACGATGAAGTCGAGAGAGGAGAAGGCATCAAGCCCGAACTGCAGAAAGCAATCAAACACTCACGAACTTCTGTCATTGTGTTCTCGAAAGACTACGTGTCGTCCCAATGGTGCCTTGACGAGCTGGTGATGATCCTTGAACGCAAGAGGAGGACCTCAGATGACCATGTCGTTTTGCCTGTCTTCTACGATGTGGATCCATCTCATGTAAGGAAGCAGACAGGAAGCCTTGCAAAGGCATTTGCTAGacaccaaaaaagtcaaccaCTGCAGAAGGTGAAGGCATGGAGGGAGGCACTTGCAGAGGTTGCAGATCTGGCAGGGATGGTCTTGCAAAATCAAGCTAATGG GTCGACTGATGTTGGCATACTTGTAATCTATGGGATGAGTGGAATAGGGAAAACAACCATCGCAAAGACTGTTTACAATTCAAACTTTAGAATATTTGAAGGAAGCAGCTTCCTTGAAAATATCAAAGAAGTTTCACAGCAACCCAATGGCTTAGTTCAAATACAAACACAACTTCTTTCTGACATTTTGAATgggacaaaaatgaaaataagcaATGTTAGTGAGGGATTAATTAAGGTTGAAGATGCAATAAGCTCTAAAAGGGTTCTTCTTGTTCTCgatgatgtggatcatatggaCCAATTAGATGCAGTACTTCGAATGAAAGATCGATTTTACCCAGGAAGTAAGATCATCATAACAACTAGGCATGCAAGACTGTTAAGGGCTCATCAAGTTACTGAAGTGTATGCAGTTGAAACTTTGACTCAAGAAGAATCATTGGAGCTCTTTAGTTGGCACGCTTTTGGCCAAGACCATCCCATTGAAGATTACATAGAATATTCAGAGAAGCTAGTCGATCATTGTGGAGGACTTCCATTAGCTCTCAAAGTTTTAGGTTCTTCTTTGTTGGGGGGAAGTATATGTCTATGGAAAAGTGCATTGGAGAAGTTAGAAGCTATTCCAAATGgtgaaataataaataaactaagaGTAAGCTACGACTCTTTGCAAGATGACCATGACCGAGAATTATTCCTCCACATTGCTTGTTTCTTTGTCGGAATGGACAAAGATAACATTGTTAAAATACTAGATGGATGTGATTTCTATACAATTGTTGGCATTCAAAATCTCGTCGATAGATGTTTGGTGACAATAATTGATGGATGGGACAAGGTGCATATGCACGATCTGATTCGTGGAATGGGAAGAGAAATTGTTCGCCTAGAATCAAAAGAGCCTTGGAAGCGTAGTAGAGTATGGCATCATAAGGACTCTTTCAAAATCTTGACAAAAAAGAAT GGTACAGAAACAATTGAAGGTCTTGCCCTAGACATGCACATGTGCCCTACAAACAGTCCCATAAACTCAAATGAGAAAGTCTTGGAAACCAATGCATTTTCAAGGATGCACGAATTAAAACTACTCCATCTCAGTCATGTAAAACTCAACGGATGTTATGCAGAATTTTGTACCGGATTAAGATGGTTGTGTTGGCTTGAATTTCCTTTGGATTCTATACCCACCGATTTTCCAGTGGGCAATCTGATTGTTCTTGAAATGCAGTATAGCGGCTTGAGACAAATCTATGAAGGAACAAAA TGTCTTTGGtccttgaagatccttgatctCAGCCATTCTCATTCCTTTACAGAAACCATTGACTTCTCATATTGCCCAAATCTAGAGAAGTTGGTTCTAGTAGACTGTACAAGCCTGATTTACGTCCATGGATCCATTGGAAACCTAGAGAGACTTATTTACTTGAATATGAAAGATTGCAAAGCCCTTAGGATGCTTCCCAAGAACATTTGTGTGCTAAAATCACTTGAAACATTTATTATATCTGGTTGCTCAAATCTTAATGGGTTATCAATTGAGATGTTGAGGAACATGGACTCGTTAAAAGTGCTTGAGACAGATAGAATTTCGATAAGTGAATTATGGCTAGAAAGAAGTTCGAGTATCTTGGGTTCTTTACCATGCTCTTTAGTAGAATTAAGTCTTTGGGGGTGCAACCTTTCGGATGATGCCTTTCCTATGGATTTTAGTCATTTGTCCTCATTGCAGAGACTAAATCTAGGGAATAATCCAATTGGTTGCCTGCCAAATTGTATCAAAGGATTAACAAGGCTCCATGAACTCTCTTTTTACAAGTGTACAAGTCTCAAATCGCTTCTCAGGTTACCAAAACTAAGCGACTTGGATATCACCAATTGCATatcattggaaaaaataacGTATCAATACCCCCGTTTAGCCTGGGAAGGCTGCACCAAATTTGGTTGCAACTACAACCTAGTTGAGTGGGAGTACAGGTACAAGTTACAACCCATTGGAAGAGTAGATGTAGAAATGATCAACCTCTTGGGATTGTGCAACTTGTTGGAATCCATGGCACCCATACGGATGTACATGTACACATCACACGGAAATTTACAAGAGGATGATCCAATTCCTGTCCAG GGACTGTACGAACGTGGTATATTCAGCACATTTTTTGGTGGGAATGAGGTTCCAGGCCAATTCAGCCATAAAAGCAGAGGGTCCTCAATATCTTTTACTGTGCCATTACTTGATAATCACAGAACTTGA
- the LOC18770968 gene encoding TMV resistance protein N isoform X1, with protein MALVKAADPQTSSSNASRYCRYHVFLSFRGQDTRKTFTDHLYTALVSAGFHTFRDDDEVERGEGIKPELQKAIKHSRTSVIVFSKDYVSSQWCLDELVMILERKRRTSDDHVVLPVFYDVDPSHVRKQTGSLAKAFARHQKSQPLQKVKAWREALAEVADLAGMVLQNQANGYESKFIKKIVKVIGDKLSRTPLSVAPNLVGMHSKVERINFWLQRRSTDVGILVIYGMSGIGKTTIAKTVYNSNFRIFEGSSFLENIKEVSQQPNGLVQIQTQLLSDILNGTKMKISNVSEGLIKVEDAISSKRVLLVLDDVDHMDQLDAVLRMKDRFYPGSKIIITTRHARLLRAHQVTEVYAVETLTQEESLELFSWHAFGQDHPIEDYIEYSEKLVDHCGGLPLALKVLGSSLLGGSICLWKSALEKLEAIPNGEIINKLRVSYDSLQDDHDRELFLHIACFFVGMDKDNIVKILDGCDFYTIVGIQNLVDRCLVTIIDGWDKVHMHDLIRGMGREIVRLESKEPWKRSRVWHHKDSFKILTKKNGTETIEGLALDMHMCPTNSPINSNEKVLETNAFSRMHELKLLHLSHVKLNGCYAEFCTGLRWLCWLEFPLDSIPTDFPVGNLIVLEMQYSGLRQIYEGTKCLWSLKILDLSHSHSFTETIDFSYCPNLEKLVLVDCTSLIYVHGSIGNLERLIYLNMKDCKALRMLPKNICVLKSLETFIISGCSNLNGLSIEMLRNMDSLKVLETDRISISELWLERSSSILGSLPCSLVELSLWGCNLSDDAFPMDFSHLSSLQRLNLGNNPIGCLPNCIKGLTRLHELSFYKCTSLKSLLRLPKLSDLDITNCISLEKITYQYPRLAWEGCTKFGCNYNLVEWEYRYKLQPIGRVDVEMINLLGLCNLLESMAPIRMYMYTSHGNLQEDDPIPVQGLYERGIFSTFFGGNEVPGQFSHKSRGSSISFTVPLLDNHRT; from the exons ATGGCTCTTGTGAAAGCAGCTGATCCACAGACCTCCTCTTCTAATGCTTCTCGATATTGTCGTTATCACGTGTTCCTGAGTTTCAGAGGCCAAGACACTCGCAAGACTTTCACTGACCACCTCTACACGGCCCTTGTCAGCGCCGGATTTCACACTTTCCGAGACGACGATGAAGTCGAGAGAGGAGAAGGCATCAAGCCCGAACTGCAGAAAGCAATCAAACACTCACGAACTTCTGTCATTGTGTTCTCGAAAGACTACGTGTCGTCCCAATGGTGCCTTGACGAGCTGGTGATGATCCTTGAACGCAAGAGGAGGACCTCAGATGACCATGTCGTTTTGCCTGTCTTCTACGATGTGGATCCATCTCATGTAAGGAAGCAGACAGGAAGCCTTGCAAAGGCATTTGCTAGacaccaaaaaagtcaaccaCTGCAGAAGGTGAAGGCATGGAGGGAGGCACTTGCAGAGGTTGCAGATCTGGCAGGGATGGTCTTGCAAAATCAAGCTAATGG GTACGAGTCAAAGTTTATCAAGAAAATAGTTAAAGTGATTGGAGACAAACTAAGTCGCACACCATTGAGTGTTGCTCCCAACTTGGTTGGAATGCATTCCAAAGTCGAAAGAATTAATTTCTGGTTACAACGCAGGTCGACTGATGTTGGCATACTTGTAATCTATGGGATGAGTGGAATAGGGAAAACAACCATCGCAAAGACTGTTTACAATTCAAACTTTAGAATATTTGAAGGAAGCAGCTTCCTTGAAAATATCAAAGAAGTTTCACAGCAACCCAATGGCTTAGTTCAAATACAAACACAACTTCTTTCTGACATTTTGAATgggacaaaaatgaaaataagcaATGTTAGTGAGGGATTAATTAAGGTTGAAGATGCAATAAGCTCTAAAAGGGTTCTTCTTGTTCTCgatgatgtggatcatatggaCCAATTAGATGCAGTACTTCGAATGAAAGATCGATTTTACCCAGGAAGTAAGATCATCATAACAACTAGGCATGCAAGACTGTTAAGGGCTCATCAAGTTACTGAAGTGTATGCAGTTGAAACTTTGACTCAAGAAGAATCATTGGAGCTCTTTAGTTGGCACGCTTTTGGCCAAGACCATCCCATTGAAGATTACATAGAATATTCAGAGAAGCTAGTCGATCATTGTGGAGGACTTCCATTAGCTCTCAAAGTTTTAGGTTCTTCTTTGTTGGGGGGAAGTATATGTCTATGGAAAAGTGCATTGGAGAAGTTAGAAGCTATTCCAAATGgtgaaataataaataaactaagaGTAAGCTACGACTCTTTGCAAGATGACCATGACCGAGAATTATTCCTCCACATTGCTTGTTTCTTTGTCGGAATGGACAAAGATAACATTGTTAAAATACTAGATGGATGTGATTTCTATACAATTGTTGGCATTCAAAATCTCGTCGATAGATGTTTGGTGACAATAATTGATGGATGGGACAAGGTGCATATGCACGATCTGATTCGTGGAATGGGAAGAGAAATTGTTCGCCTAGAATCAAAAGAGCCTTGGAAGCGTAGTAGAGTATGGCATCATAAGGACTCTTTCAAAATCTTGACAAAAAAGAAT GGTACAGAAACAATTGAAGGTCTTGCCCTAGACATGCACATGTGCCCTACAAACAGTCCCATAAACTCAAATGAGAAAGTCTTGGAAACCAATGCATTTTCAAGGATGCACGAATTAAAACTACTCCATCTCAGTCATGTAAAACTCAACGGATGTTATGCAGAATTTTGTACCGGATTAAGATGGTTGTGTTGGCTTGAATTTCCTTTGGATTCTATACCCACCGATTTTCCAGTGGGCAATCTGATTGTTCTTGAAATGCAGTATAGCGGCTTGAGACAAATCTATGAAGGAACAAAA TGTCTTTGGtccttgaagatccttgatctCAGCCATTCTCATTCCTTTACAGAAACCATTGACTTCTCATATTGCCCAAATCTAGAGAAGTTGGTTCTAGTAGACTGTACAAGCCTGATTTACGTCCATGGATCCATTGGAAACCTAGAGAGACTTATTTACTTGAATATGAAAGATTGCAAAGCCCTTAGGATGCTTCCCAAGAACATTTGTGTGCTAAAATCACTTGAAACATTTATTATATCTGGTTGCTCAAATCTTAATGGGTTATCAATTGAGATGTTGAGGAACATGGACTCGTTAAAAGTGCTTGAGACAGATAGAATTTCGATAAGTGAATTATGGCTAGAAAGAAGTTCGAGTATCTTGGGTTCTTTACCATGCTCTTTAGTAGAATTAAGTCTTTGGGGGTGCAACCTTTCGGATGATGCCTTTCCTATGGATTTTAGTCATTTGTCCTCATTGCAGAGACTAAATCTAGGGAATAATCCAATTGGTTGCCTGCCAAATTGTATCAAAGGATTAACAAGGCTCCATGAACTCTCTTTTTACAAGTGTACAAGTCTCAAATCGCTTCTCAGGTTACCAAAACTAAGCGACTTGGATATCACCAATTGCATatcattggaaaaaataacGTATCAATACCCCCGTTTAGCCTGGGAAGGCTGCACCAAATTTGGTTGCAACTACAACCTAGTTGAGTGGGAGTACAGGTACAAGTTACAACCCATTGGAAGAGTAGATGTAGAAATGATCAACCTCTTGGGATTGTGCAACTTGTTGGAATCCATGGCACCCATACGGATGTACATGTACACATCACACGGAAATTTACAAGAGGATGATCCAATTCCTGTCCAG GGACTGTACGAACGTGGTATATTCAGCACATTTTTTGGTGGGAATGAGGTTCCAGGCCAATTCAGCCATAAAAGCAGAGGGTCCTCAATATCTTTTACTGTGCCATTACTTGATAATCACAGAACTTGA
- the LOC18769764 gene encoding protein AATF isoform X2, with protein MRVKVKKGFRSQKMGVPSKQKRKARDSDSEFEDDDDLNSDELMMEQEEDDFDDDQEEEEESEDEENEEESEDEEDEEEGEEEEENGDGQDDNKDAEIEELEKEYMSLRDQEQDILKNLKRHKDEDLLKGQAVKNQKALWDKTLEFRFLLQKAFSSSNRLPQEPVRSLFCDSHEGVNAAYSDLVNASKRTLDSLVELEEALLEKNPSIVQATDSKSARSKHSESSNNIDADGDEDWSRISQLLSSIATFRNKSIDKWQRKTQVTTGAAAIKSKLHAFNQNISEQVASYMRDPSRMVKQMQMRRSAIGVFGTVSDRENTPKGEETQCDAGAQADGDPELLDDSEFYQQLLKEFFETIDPASSETAFYSLKKLQTKKRKIVDRRASKSRKIRYNVHEKIVNFMAPEPMTLPTLVPDLNNLFGLKNQKRASVV; from the exons ATGCGAGTTAAAGTTAAAAAG GGGTTCAGAAGTCAGAAAATGGGGGTACCTTCAAAGCAGAAGAGAAAGGCTCGTGACAGTGACAGTGAGTTTGAGGATGATGACGATTTAAACAGTGACGAGCTAATG ATGGAGCAAGAAGAGGATGACTTTGATGATGAtcaggaggaggaagaagaatcagaagatgaagagaatgaagaagaatcagaagatgaagaggatgaagaagagggggaggaggaagaggaaaatGGTGATGGGCAAGATGATAATAAAGATGCTGAGATAGAAGAACTTGAGAAAGAATACATGAGTCTTCGTGATCAGGAGCA AGATATTTTAAAGAATCTAAAGCGTCACAAGGATGAAGATCTTCTTAAAGGTCAAGCAGTGAAGAACCAAAAG GCTCTTTGGGACAAGACTCTTGAGTTCCGATTCTTGCTTCAGAAAGCGTTCTCAAGTTCAAATAGATTACCACAG GAGCCAGTTAGGTCTTTATTTTGTGATTCACATGAGGGTGTCAATGCAGCATATTCGGATCTAGTTAACGCATCAAAAAGAACTTTGGATTCTCTAGTGGAACTAGAAGAG GCTTTACTTGAAAAGAACCCATCCATTGTTCAAGCAACAGATA GTAAATCTGCACGGTCAAAGCATTCAGAATCATCTAATAACATTGATGCTGATGGTGATGAGGACTGGTCACGGATTTCTCAGTTGCTTTCAAG CATAGCTACTTTTAGAAACAAATCAATAGACAAATGGCAGAGGAAGACACAAGTGACCACAGGTGCTGCTGCTATTAAAAGCAAGCTGCATGCTTTTAATCAG AATATCAGTGAACAAGTTGCTTCTTATATGAGAGATCCAAGCAGAATGGTTAAGCAGATGCAGATGAGGAGATCAGCAATTGGTGTATTTGGCACT GTTTCTGACAGGGAGAATACTCCAAAGGGAGAG GAGACACAATGTGATGCTGGTGCACAAGCTGATGGCGACCCTGAACTTTTGGATGACTCCGAGTTTTACCAGCAATTATTGAAAGAATTTTTTGAGACAATTGACCCAGCATCTTCTG AGACAGCCTTTTATTCTCTGAAAAAGTTGCAGACtaagaagaggaagattgTGGATAGACGAGCCTCTAAGAGTCGTAAGATAAG GTATAATGTTCACGAGAAGATCGTAAATTTCATGGCTCCAGAGCCTATGACCCTTCCAACTTTGGTTCCTGACCTCAATAATTTGTTTGGGTTGAAGAACCAGAAACGAGCTTCTGTAGTATAG
- the LOC18769764 gene encoding protein AATF isoform X3, translated as MGVPSKQKRKARDSDSEFEDDDDLNSDELMMEQEEDDFDDDQEEEEESEDEENEEESEDEEDEEEGEEEEENGDGQDDNKDAEIEELEKEYMSLRDQEQDILKNLKRHKDEDLLKGQAVKNQKALWDKTLEFRFLLQKAFSSSNRLPQEPVRSLFCDSHEGVNAAYSDLVNASKRTLDSLVELEEALLEKNPSIVQATDSKSARSKHSESSNNIDADGDEDWSRISQLLSSIATFRNKSIDKWQRKTQVTTGAAAIKSKLHAFNQNISEQVASYMRDPSRMVKQMQMRRSAIGVFGTMDGQVSDRENTPKGEETQCDAGAQADGDPELLDDSEFYQQLLKEFFETIDPASSETAFYSLKKLQTKKRKIVDRRASKSRKIRYNVHEKIVNFMAPEPMTLPTLVPDLNNLFGLKNQKRASVV; from the exons ATGGGGGTACCTTCAAAGCAGAAGAGAAAGGCTCGTGACAGTGACAGTGAGTTTGAGGATGATGACGATTTAAACAGTGACGAGCTAATG ATGGAGCAAGAAGAGGATGACTTTGATGATGAtcaggaggaggaagaagaatcagaagatgaagagaatgaagaagaatcagaagatgaagaggatgaagaagagggggaggaggaagaggaaaatGGTGATGGGCAAGATGATAATAAAGATGCTGAGATAGAAGAACTTGAGAAAGAATACATGAGTCTTCGTGATCAGGAGCA AGATATTTTAAAGAATCTAAAGCGTCACAAGGATGAAGATCTTCTTAAAGGTCAAGCAGTGAAGAACCAAAAG GCTCTTTGGGACAAGACTCTTGAGTTCCGATTCTTGCTTCAGAAAGCGTTCTCAAGTTCAAATAGATTACCACAG GAGCCAGTTAGGTCTTTATTTTGTGATTCACATGAGGGTGTCAATGCAGCATATTCGGATCTAGTTAACGCATCAAAAAGAACTTTGGATTCTCTAGTGGAACTAGAAGAG GCTTTACTTGAAAAGAACCCATCCATTGTTCAAGCAACAGATA GTAAATCTGCACGGTCAAAGCATTCAGAATCATCTAATAACATTGATGCTGATGGTGATGAGGACTGGTCACGGATTTCTCAGTTGCTTTCAAG CATAGCTACTTTTAGAAACAAATCAATAGACAAATGGCAGAGGAAGACACAAGTGACCACAGGTGCTGCTGCTATTAAAAGCAAGCTGCATGCTTTTAATCAG AATATCAGTGAACAAGTTGCTTCTTATATGAGAGATCCAAGCAGAATGGTTAAGCAGATGCAGATGAGGAGATCAGCAATTGGTGTATTTGGCACT ATGGATGGGCAGGTTTCTGACAGGGAGAATACTCCAAAGGGAGAG GAGACACAATGTGATGCTGGTGCACAAGCTGATGGCGACCCTGAACTTTTGGATGACTCCGAGTTTTACCAGCAATTATTGAAAGAATTTTTTGAGACAATTGACCCAGCATCTTCTG AGACAGCCTTTTATTCTCTGAAAAAGTTGCAGACtaagaagaggaagattgTGGATAGACGAGCCTCTAAGAGTCGTAAGATAAG GTATAATGTTCACGAGAAGATCGTAAATTTCATGGCTCCAGAGCCTATGACCCTTCCAACTTTGGTTCCTGACCTCAATAATTTGTTTGGGTTGAAGAACCAGAAACGAGCTTCTGTAGTATAG
- the LOC18769764 gene encoding protein AATF isoform X1, whose protein sequence is MRVKVKKGFRSQKMGVPSKQKRKARDSDSEFEDDDDLNSDELMMEQEEDDFDDDQEEEEESEDEENEEESEDEEDEEEGEEEEENGDGQDDNKDAEIEELEKEYMSLRDQEQDILKNLKRHKDEDLLKGQAVKNQKALWDKTLEFRFLLQKAFSSSNRLPQEPVRSLFCDSHEGVNAAYSDLVNASKRTLDSLVELEEALLEKNPSIVQATDSKSARSKHSESSNNIDADGDEDWSRISQLLSSIATFRNKSIDKWQRKTQVTTGAAAIKSKLHAFNQNISEQVASYMRDPSRMVKQMQMRRSAIGVFGTMDGQVSDRENTPKGEETQCDAGAQADGDPELLDDSEFYQQLLKEFFETIDPASSETAFYSLKKLQTKKRKIVDRRASKSRKIRYNVHEKIVNFMAPEPMTLPTLVPDLNNLFGLKNQKRASVV, encoded by the exons ATGCGAGTTAAAGTTAAAAAG GGGTTCAGAAGTCAGAAAATGGGGGTACCTTCAAAGCAGAAGAGAAAGGCTCGTGACAGTGACAGTGAGTTTGAGGATGATGACGATTTAAACAGTGACGAGCTAATG ATGGAGCAAGAAGAGGATGACTTTGATGATGAtcaggaggaggaagaagaatcagaagatgaagagaatgaagaagaatcagaagatgaagaggatgaagaagagggggaggaggaagaggaaaatGGTGATGGGCAAGATGATAATAAAGATGCTGAGATAGAAGAACTTGAGAAAGAATACATGAGTCTTCGTGATCAGGAGCA AGATATTTTAAAGAATCTAAAGCGTCACAAGGATGAAGATCTTCTTAAAGGTCAAGCAGTGAAGAACCAAAAG GCTCTTTGGGACAAGACTCTTGAGTTCCGATTCTTGCTTCAGAAAGCGTTCTCAAGTTCAAATAGATTACCACAG GAGCCAGTTAGGTCTTTATTTTGTGATTCACATGAGGGTGTCAATGCAGCATATTCGGATCTAGTTAACGCATCAAAAAGAACTTTGGATTCTCTAGTGGAACTAGAAGAG GCTTTACTTGAAAAGAACCCATCCATTGTTCAAGCAACAGATA GTAAATCTGCACGGTCAAAGCATTCAGAATCATCTAATAACATTGATGCTGATGGTGATGAGGACTGGTCACGGATTTCTCAGTTGCTTTCAAG CATAGCTACTTTTAGAAACAAATCAATAGACAAATGGCAGAGGAAGACACAAGTGACCACAGGTGCTGCTGCTATTAAAAGCAAGCTGCATGCTTTTAATCAG AATATCAGTGAACAAGTTGCTTCTTATATGAGAGATCCAAGCAGAATGGTTAAGCAGATGCAGATGAGGAGATCAGCAATTGGTGTATTTGGCACT ATGGATGGGCAGGTTTCTGACAGGGAGAATACTCCAAAGGGAGAG GAGACACAATGTGATGCTGGTGCACAAGCTGATGGCGACCCTGAACTTTTGGATGACTCCGAGTTTTACCAGCAATTATTGAAAGAATTTTTTGAGACAATTGACCCAGCATCTTCTG AGACAGCCTTTTATTCTCTGAAAAAGTTGCAGACtaagaagaggaagattgTGGATAGACGAGCCTCTAAGAGTCGTAAGATAAG GTATAATGTTCACGAGAAGATCGTAAATTTCATGGCTCCAGAGCCTATGACCCTTCCAACTTTGGTTCCTGACCTCAATAATTTGTTTGGGTTGAAGAACCAGAAACGAGCTTCTGTAGTATAG